A window of the Virgibacillus pantothenticus genome harbors these coding sequences:
- the dhaM gene encoding dihydroxyacetone kinase phosphoryl donor subunit DhaM, whose translation MSYVGIVLISHSHKIAEGTKELIQQVMKNVPIVAAGGTDENEIGTSIEKINAALEQANKGKGVLLFYDLGSAKMNAEMAIEMADREDVKLVEVPIVEGSYVAAVESGMGKSINDVYEAVRSSFPEK comes from the coding sequence ATGAGCTACGTTGGTATTGTGTTAATTTCTCATAGCCATAAAATCGCAGAGGGAACAAAAGAATTAATTCAGCAGGTAATGAAGAATGTCCCCATTGTAGCTGCTGGAGGAACGGATGAAAACGAGATTGGCACAAGCATAGAAAAAATTAATGCAGCGCTGGAGCAAGCGAATAAGGGAAAAGGTGTACTTTTATTTTATGATCTTGGTAGCGCAAAAATGAATGCAGAAATGGCTATCGAAATGGCTGATCGTGAAGATGTCAAATTAGTCGAAGTACCCATTGTAGAAGGATCATATGTTGCCGCAGTAGAGTCAGGTATGGGGAAAAGCATAAATGATGTCTATGAAGCTGTGCGTAGTTCCTTCCCTGAAAAATAG
- the dhaL gene encoding dihydroxyacetone kinase subunit DhaL yields the protein MRLDVNKTIQWMQLTNEKMQANKDYLTTLDQPIGDGDHGINMARGFQEVASKLNESTYTNVSDVLKDVAMTLMSKVGGASGPLFGTAFLKLSTKLKGEESVKQDIFGTALTEAVNGLKQRGKAEEGEKTMVDMWAPIAQLFLEDSNVTADTLLSTADSALTKIKEMTATKGRAAYFKDKTVGHQDPGAASTYLIFEALAEVWKGDSER from the coding sequence ATGCGATTAGATGTGAACAAAACAATCCAATGGATGCAACTAACGAATGAGAAGATGCAAGCAAACAAAGATTATTTAACGACTTTGGATCAACCAATTGGGGATGGCGATCATGGAATTAATATGGCTAGAGGATTTCAAGAAGTTGCTTCCAAATTAAATGAGAGCACATATACGAACGTATCCGATGTTTTAAAAGATGTAGCAATGACTTTAATGTCTAAAGTTGGCGGAGCATCAGGACCTTTATTTGGAACTGCCTTCCTCAAATTATCCACCAAGCTGAAAGGTGAAGAGTCTGTAAAACAAGATATATTTGGAACAGCATTAACGGAAGCGGTAAATGGTTTAAAGCAGCGTGGAAAAGCAGAAGAGGGCGAAAAGACAATGGTAGATATGTGGGCCCCCATTGCGCAATTGTTTTTAGAAGATTCCAATGTAACAGCTGATACGTTACTCTCTACGGCTGATTCGGCTTTAACAAAGATTAAAGAAATGACTGCAACCAAAGGACGAGCCGCCTATTTTAAAGACAAAACAGTCGGACATCAAGATCCAGGTGCTGCATCTACTTATCTTATTTTTGAAGCACTAGCAGAAGTATGGAAAGGAGACAGCGAAAGATGA
- the dhaK gene encoding dihydroxyacetone kinase subunit DhaK → MKKIINDPNEVVQDMVQGLVAAYPTKLKVVPDTLVIARQDAPVQGKVGLVSGGGSGHEPAHAGYIGKGMLDCAVAGEVFTSPTPDQVLEGIKAADGGEGVFLVIKNYTGDVLNFEMAAELAEAEGIQVEKVIVNDDVAVEDSSFTTGRRGIAGTVLVHKIAGAMAENGASLQEVKRVAEKVVANIRSMGMALTSGTVPAAGKPSFQLEENEMEIGIGIHGEPGIERKPIASADDIATELVERIMNDMEIPKESEVAVMINGLGATPEMELFIVNQKVQSILKDRGIYVFQTFVGEFMTSLEMAGCSVTLLKLDDELKSLLGAPSEAPAFRI, encoded by the coding sequence ATGAAAAAAATCATTAACGATCCAAATGAAGTTGTACAAGATATGGTGCAAGGATTAGTTGCTGCGTATCCAACCAAATTAAAAGTAGTTCCGGATACACTTGTAATTGCTCGTCAAGATGCTCCTGTTCAAGGTAAAGTAGGTCTAGTCAGTGGTGGAGGAAGCGGACATGAGCCAGCCCATGCTGGATACATTGGCAAAGGTATGTTAGATTGTGCCGTTGCTGGTGAAGTTTTTACTTCTCCAACACCTGATCAAGTATTAGAAGGAATAAAAGCAGCTGATGGAGGAGAGGGTGTCTTCCTCGTAATTAAAAATTATACTGGTGATGTGCTTAATTTTGAAATGGCTGCGGAACTTGCTGAAGCAGAAGGCATTCAAGTCGAAAAAGTTATTGTTAACGATGATGTTGCCGTAGAAGATAGCTCGTTTACCACTGGCAGAAGAGGAATTGCTGGTACTGTCCTGGTTCATAAAATCGCAGGTGCGATGGCAGAAAATGGAGCCTCGCTGCAAGAAGTGAAACGGGTAGCTGAAAAAGTTGTTGCTAACATTCGCTCGATGGGAATGGCTTTAACCTCTGGAACGGTGCCGGCTGCTGGAAAGCCAAGCTTTCAACTAGAAGAAAACGAAATGGAAATTGGCATCGGAATTCATGGGGAACCAGGAATTGAACGTAAACCAATTGCTTCTGCGGATGATATTGCTACAGAGTTAGTGGAGCGAATTATGAACGACATGGAAATACCAAAAGAAAGCGAAGTAGCAGTAATGATAAACGGTTTAGGTGCTACACCTGAAATGGAGCTATTTATTGTAAATCAAAAGGTACAAAGCATATTAAAGGATAGAGGAATTTACGTATTTCAAACGTTTGTAGGAGAATTTATGACATCTTTAGAGATGGCTGGTTGCTCTGTAACATTGTTAAAACTTGATGATGAATTAAAATCACTACTTGGAGCTCCATCCGAAGCACCTGCATTTCGAATTTAG
- the glpK gene encoding glycerol kinase GlpK, which yields MENKYILSIDQGTTSSRAIIFNQQGEIVETAQREFEQFFPHPGWVEHDANEIWTSVLACIADVLRKADLAANQIAGIGITNQRETAVVWDKNTGKPIYRAIVWQSRQTEDICKELREAGYNEIFRKKTGLLLDPYFSGTKVKWILDNVEGAREKAENGDLLFGTIDSWLVYKFSAGTTHITDYTNASRTLMFNIYDLQWDDELLDILTIPKSMLPEVKQSSEIYAHTISYHFFGEEVPIAGIAGDQQAALFGQACFEKGMIKNTYGTGCFMLMHTGEEGVASEHGLLTTLACAVDGKIEYALEGSIFVAGSAIQWLRDGLRLIEDSPESEVFARNVDSTEGVYMVPAFVGLGTPYWDSQARGAVFGLTRGTTKSHFIRATLESLAYQTKDVINAMINDSQLELRTLRVDGGAVKNDFLMQFQSDILGEVPVERPVIQETTALGSAYLAGLALGYWKDKEEIARQWEVEKTFNGTMDQQEREALYAGWQKAVEATRVFK from the coding sequence ATGGAAAATAAATATATATTATCAATTGATCAAGGTACAACAAGTTCTCGGGCTATTATTTTTAATCAACAAGGAGAAATTGTTGAGACAGCACAAAGGGAGTTTGAACAATTCTTCCCTCATCCAGGCTGGGTTGAGCATGATGCAAATGAGATATGGACATCCGTTCTAGCATGTATTGCAGATGTACTGCGAAAAGCAGACTTAGCTGCTAATCAAATTGCCGGGATTGGTATAACGAACCAGCGTGAAACCGCAGTTGTTTGGGATAAAAATACCGGGAAACCAATTTATCGCGCGATTGTTTGGCAATCTCGTCAAACCGAAGATATTTGTAAGGAATTAAGAGAAGCTGGCTACAATGAAATTTTTAGGAAAAAGACAGGTTTGCTACTTGACCCTTATTTTTCTGGCACAAAAGTGAAATGGATTTTAGATAATGTAGAAGGCGCAAGAGAAAAAGCTGAGAATGGAGACTTATTATTTGGAACGATTGATAGCTGGCTCGTTTACAAGTTTTCTGCTGGGACAACGCATATAACAGATTATACCAATGCGTCTCGCACACTCATGTTTAACATTTATGATTTGCAATGGGATGATGAACTACTAGACATATTAACTATTCCAAAAAGTATGTTGCCTGAAGTTAAACAATCTTCGGAGATTTATGCACATACGATATCGTACCATTTCTTTGGAGAAGAAGTTCCAATTGCTGGAATTGCAGGCGATCAGCAAGCTGCACTATTTGGTCAGGCTTGTTTTGAAAAAGGAATGATTAAAAACACTTATGGTACAGGTTGTTTTATGCTAATGCATACCGGCGAAGAGGGTGTTGCTTCAGAGCATGGTTTGTTAACGACGCTAGCTTGTGCAGTAGACGGTAAAATAGAATATGCATTAGAAGGAAGTATTTTTGTTGCTGGTTCTGCCATTCAATGGCTTCGTGATGGTTTGAGGCTTATTGAAGATTCGCCGGAAAGTGAGGTATTTGCAAGAAATGTGGATAGCACAGAAGGCGTATATATGGTTCCGGCTTTCGTAGGCTTGGGTACACCTTATTGGGATAGTCAGGCAAGAGGTGCAGTCTTCGGGCTTACTAGGGGCACAACGAAAAGCCATTTCATCCGCGCAACATTGGAATCTTTAGCATATCAAACGAAAGATGTTATTAATGCGATGATTAATGATTCCCAATTAGAATTGAGAACGTTACGTGTGGATGGTGGTGCAGTTAAAAACGATTTCTTAATGCAATTTCAAAGTGATATTCTTGGGGAAGTGCCAGTGGAACGTCCGGTTATTCAGGAAACAACCGCATTAGGTTCCGCGTATTTGGCAGGTTTGGCGTTAGGATATTGGAAAGATAAAGAAGAAATTGCCCGTCAATGGGAGGTAGAAAAGACATTTAATGGAACCATGGATCAACAGGAGCGAGAAGCTTTATACGCAGGCTGGCAAAAAGCGGTAGAAGCAACAAGGGTATTTAAGTAA
- a CDS encoding MIP/aquaporin family protein, whose amino-acid sequence MILIILGSRVVGGVTLKSSKAEGSGWVVITIAWGLAVAFGVYAVGNYSPAHINPAVTIGFASIGEFPWSKVPMYVTAQVIGAIIGAAVVFVNYLPHWRKTKDQATKLGVFATGPAIRSPLANLLSEIVGTFVLVLGLLFIGANEFTEGLNPIIVGVLIIAIGMSLGGATGYAINPARDLGPRIAHALLPIPGKGSSDWGYAWVPIIGPIIGGIYGAFFYDALFIGEFTIIFWALSIIIAILIIGAVRMETKGERSAKINNHSA is encoded by the coding sequence ATGATCTTGATTATTCTTGGTAGCAGAGTGGTTGGTGGTGTCACTTTGAAATCATCTAAGGCTGAAGGGTCTGGCTGGGTGGTTATTACGATTGCTTGGGGATTGGCAGTTGCATTTGGGGTTTATGCAGTTGGTAATTACTCTCCTGCACATATTAACCCAGCCGTAACGATAGGATTTGCCTCTATTGGCGAATTTCCGTGGTCTAAAGTACCAATGTATGTAACAGCACAAGTAATTGGGGCTATTATTGGTGCAGCTGTCGTTTTTGTAAATTATTTACCGCATTGGCGAAAGACAAAAGACCAAGCTACGAAACTGGGGGTATTTGCTACTGGACCTGCAATTCGCAGTCCGCTTGCGAACCTGCTCAGTGAAATTGTTGGCACATTTGTTCTTGTATTAGGACTTTTGTTTATTGGAGCAAATGAATTTACAGAAGGTTTAAATCCAATTATTGTTGGGGTATTGATTATAGCAATAGGTATGTCATTAGGTGGCGCAACAGGTTATGCTATTAATCCTGCCCGTGATCTAGGACCACGTATTGCCCATGCGTTACTTCCCATTCCAGGCAAAGGATCTTCGGATTGGGGGTATGCTTGGGTTCCAATTATAGGGCCAATTATAGGAGGGATATATGGAGCATTCTTTTATGATGCGTTGTTTATCGGTGAATTTACCATTATTTTCTGGGCATTAAGTATAATTATAGCAATACTTATTATCGGGGCAGTTAGGATGGAGACGAAGGGAGAACGTTCTGCTAAAATAAATAATCATAGTGCATAG
- a CDS encoding penicillin acylase family protein codes for MEERIDNNPIEKKRKFSKSKVAFIAIGILLMVLIIIIIVVNAYLNRSIEKTEGSIELPILKQEVQVITDANGVPQIEAANEHDLYAAQGYVQAQYRLFQMEMSRRQASGTLSEVAGEAAIDQDKYFRTLGLRRAADESYALYSDEAKLVLEAFAKGVNAYIEQAKQSNSLPVEFKLMGFEPEEWTPLDSLTIGKYMAFDLGGHWEQQAFNYYLLQQFDEEKAYELFPSYPRDKPVIMEEEHVSIQDAFSKVMIPHTFNGSNNWVVSGDKTASGFPMLADDPHLGLATPAIWIQMQLKTDQQQVSGVIFAGVPGIILGHNDQVAWGVTNTGPDVQQLYLEKRKPNSKAEFLFAGKWVEATVIKEPIAVKDGETIDYEVVETRHGPVISEFAEDSGKENVLSLRWTALEPTTELEAILQINKATDWKSFEKGLEKFLVPAQNFVFASKDGTIAYKANGNIPVYDNEKDALLPLPGWEVESVWQRYIPFDELPKIINPEKGYIATANNKITTDDYPYHISNVWAQPYRYERIADVLENSEEITVEDMQQLQMDSFNMQAKEFVPAFLQQLKGEELSEQAEHALELLKEWEYEDTVSASEPLIFHYWYEKMEATIYQDIPDSMLDLFKVKGQSTDALLRKGINGENSAWLEDYGGLQQVLITSLHEALAELEEKYGEDMSEWEWGDYHRVYFEHPLSSVHPVLKYFFNKEDPLPVDGSSITPMAASYETETGVVDHGASWRFVIDMAEAGKGYHLVAPGQSGHFKSQWYHDQLDDWGKGDYHETYLDRKTGDQLILRP; via the coding sequence ATGGAAGAGAGGATCGATAACAATCCGATAGAGAAGAAGAGAAAATTTTCTAAATCAAAAGTAGCCTTCATTGCTATTGGTATTTTATTGATGGTTCTGATCATCATTATCATAGTTGTAAACGCTTACCTAAATCGTTCTATTGAAAAAACAGAGGGAAGTATAGAGCTACCAATTTTAAAACAAGAGGTACAGGTAATAACTGACGCTAACGGGGTGCCGCAAATAGAGGCGGCAAATGAGCATGATTTATATGCAGCTCAAGGATATGTGCAAGCACAATATCGACTGTTTCAAATGGAAATGTCACGAAGGCAGGCATCTGGTACGTTAAGTGAAGTAGCTGGAGAAGCAGCAATTGATCAGGATAAATACTTTCGAACATTAGGATTGCGCAGAGCAGCTGACGAATCTTATGCTTTATACAGTGACGAAGCAAAACTAGTGTTGGAAGCTTTTGCAAAAGGGGTTAATGCGTACATCGAACAAGCAAAGCAAAGTAACAGTTTGCCGGTTGAATTTAAACTTATGGGCTTTGAACCAGAAGAATGGACACCGTTAGACTCATTAACAATTGGAAAGTACATGGCATTTGATCTAGGTGGTCATTGGGAGCAGCAAGCATTCAATTATTATTTGCTACAGCAATTTGATGAAGAAAAAGCATACGAACTATTTCCATCCTATCCTCGTGACAAGCCAGTTATTATGGAAGAAGAGCATGTTTCTATACAAGACGCATTTTCTAAGGTCATGATTCCACATACATTTAATGGAAGTAACAATTGGGTTGTATCTGGTGATAAAACGGCGTCAGGATTCCCGATGTTAGCAGATGACCCACATTTAGGTTTAGCAACGCCAGCGATTTGGATTCAAATGCAATTGAAAACAGACCAGCAACAGGTAAGTGGTGTTATTTTTGCGGGGGTTCCAGGAATTATATTAGGTCATAACGATCAAGTTGCTTGGGGAGTAACGAACACAGGACCAGATGTACAACAATTATACTTAGAAAAAAGAAAGCCAAACTCTAAAGCGGAGTTTTTATTTGCTGGTAAGTGGGTAGAAGCAACTGTTATTAAAGAACCGATTGCCGTGAAAGATGGAGAAACAATTGATTATGAAGTAGTAGAAACAAGACATGGGCCGGTTATTTCAGAGTTTGCTGAAGATAGTGGTAAGGAAAATGTTTTGTCACTAAGATGGACTGCATTAGAGCCTACGACGGAACTGGAGGCCATATTACAAATTAATAAAGCTACCGATTGGAAATCGTTTGAAAAGGGATTGGAGAAATTCTTGGTCCCTGCGCAAAACTTTGTGTTTGCCTCTAAAGATGGAACGATTGCTTATAAAGCGAATGGGAATATTCCGGTTTATGACAATGAAAAAGATGCCTTACTTCCTTTACCCGGTTGGGAAGTAGAGAGCGTTTGGCAGCGGTATATTCCCTTTGATGAACTTCCCAAGATAATCAATCCAGAAAAAGGGTATATCGCAACGGCGAACAATAAAATAACAACGGATGATTATCCATATCATATTAGTAATGTATGGGCGCAACCATACCGGTATGAGCGCATTGCTGATGTGCTGGAAAACAGTGAAGAGATAACCGTCGAAGATATGCAACAGTTGCAAATGGATAGCTTTAATATGCAAGCGAAAGAATTTGTACCTGCGTTTTTACAGCAATTAAAAGGGGAGGAATTATCAGAGCAAGCTGAGCATGCGCTCGAGCTCCTAAAAGAATGGGAATATGAAGATACTGTTTCAGCAAGCGAGCCATTAATTTTTCACTATTGGTATGAAAAAATGGAGGCGACCATTTATCAAGATATACCAGATTCAATGCTTGATTTATTTAAAGTGAAAGGGCAATCGACAGATGCATTATTGCGAAAAGGGATAAACGGAGAAAATTCTGCCTGGTTAGAGGATTATGGTGGTTTGCAACAAGTTTTAATTACATCATTACATGAAGCACTTGCAGAGTTGGAAGAAAAATACGGCGAAGATATGTCAGAATGGGAATGGGGAGACTATCATCGTGTATACTTTGAACATCCACTTTCAAGTGTTCATCCTGTTCTAAAATATTTTTTCAACAAAGAAGATCCGCTTCCTGTAGATGGAAGCAGTATAACACCAATGGCCGCTAGTTATGAAACGGAGACTGGTGTTGTTGATCACGGTGCTTCTTGGCGGTTTGTTATTGATATGGCAGAAGCAGGTAAAGGGTATCATCTCGTTGCACCAGGACAATCTGGTCATTTTAAAAGTCAATGGTACCATGATCAATTGGATGATTGGGGGAAGGGGGATTATCATGAAACATACTTGGATAGAAAAACAGGAGATCAATTGATACTGCGTCCTTAG
- the asnB gene encoding asparagine synthase (glutamine-hydrolyzing) has protein sequence MCGITGHVNWNKDVRADRQMLEKMTETLSHRGPDETDTWMNQHVAFGHKRLSVIDIEGGKQPMQKVKNGDTYTLVYNGELYNTEELRNELYRKGYAFDTTSDTEVLLTAYLEWKEQCVDHLNGIFAFAVWDGLKEQLFIARDRLGVKPLFFQEKASQFIFGSELKAILAHEAVKAEVDRFGLAEVFGLGPARTPGHGLFKNMQELRAGHALIFSKHGVKKWRYWNVKSRPHTDSVSETVSKVRELFIDAVQRQLVADVPVSTFLSGGLDSSAITAIAANYFKAQGKEALTTFSVDYEGNAAHFKASKFQPSMDQPYIEEMAEAFATNHHNEVITGEELASHLKRAVELRDQPGMADIDSSLLWFCKQIKKQTTVSLSGECADEIFGGYPWFHNPPTDEGTGFPWMRSLTSRMDLLHSPWQEKLKLQEYVYDRYQETINETPRLDGESAENARRRELFYLNMHWFMAQLLDRKDRMSMGASLEVRVPYADHRLVEYVWNIPWEMKMLEGREKGILRKAMEGILPETILYRKKSPFPKTFQPAYTIAVKKWMRDILHDKEARIFEFLNREKVEAILETEGKEFKDPWYGQLMKGPQLIAHLCQIDYWLRTYDVQVVE, from the coding sequence TTGTGCGGAATAACTGGACATGTGAATTGGAACAAAGATGTGCGAGCAGATCGACAAATGCTTGAGAAGATGACGGAGACGTTGTCACATCGGGGACCTGATGAAACGGATACATGGATGAATCAACATGTTGCTTTTGGTCATAAGCGTCTGTCGGTCATTGATATTGAAGGCGGAAAGCAACCAATGCAAAAGGTCAAGAACGGTGATACGTATACGCTGGTATATAATGGGGAGCTATATAATACAGAGGAATTACGCAATGAATTATATCGTAAAGGCTATGCATTTGATACAACATCAGATACAGAAGTACTACTTACAGCATATTTGGAGTGGAAGGAACAATGCGTGGACCATTTAAATGGCATATTTGCTTTTGCGGTGTGGGATGGACTGAAGGAGCAGCTTTTTATAGCTAGAGACCGTTTAGGGGTAAAGCCGTTATTTTTTCAAGAAAAAGCTAGTCAGTTTATTTTTGGTTCGGAATTAAAAGCAATTCTTGCCCATGAAGCTGTTAAAGCAGAAGTTGATCGGTTTGGATTAGCTGAAGTGTTCGGACTTGGTCCAGCACGTACACCTGGTCATGGTTTATTCAAAAATATGCAAGAACTTCGTGCAGGGCATGCTCTTATTTTTTCAAAACATGGAGTAAAAAAATGGCGCTATTGGAATGTAAAGAGTCGCCCACATACGGATTCAGTATCAGAGACGGTAAGTAAGGTAAGAGAGCTATTTATCGATGCAGTACAACGACAGCTTGTAGCTGATGTCCCTGTGTCTACTTTTTTATCTGGAGGGTTAGACTCAAGCGCTATTACAGCTATTGCTGCCAATTATTTTAAAGCGCAAGGAAAAGAAGCGCTTACTACTTTTTCAGTTGATTATGAAGGTAATGCTGCTCATTTTAAAGCAAGTAAATTTCAACCATCTATGGATCAGCCATATATTGAAGAAATGGCGGAAGCTTTTGCAACCAACCATCATAATGAGGTTATCACTGGTGAAGAGCTAGCCAGTCATCTAAAAAGAGCAGTAGAGTTGCGCGATCAACCTGGAATGGCAGATATTGATTCTTCGTTATTATGGTTTTGCAAACAAATAAAAAAACAGACGACCGTTAGCCTTTCAGGAGAATGTGCGGATGAAATATTTGGAGGTTACCCGTGGTTTCACAACCCGCCAACGGATGAAGGAACAGGCTTTCCATGGATGAGGTCATTAACATCACGTATGGACTTACTTCACTCTCCATGGCAGGAAAAATTAAAACTTCAAGAATATGTCTATGATCGTTACCAGGAGACGATTAATGAAACGCCTCGTCTGGATGGGGAAAGTGCAGAGAATGCCCGAAGAAGAGAATTATTTTATTTAAATATGCACTGGTTTATGGCACAGCTACTTGACCGGAAAGACCGAATGAGTATGGGCGCTAGCTTAGAGGTGCGTGTACCATATGCAGATCACCGGCTAGTGGAGTATGTGTGGAATATTCCGTGGGAGATGAAGATGCTTGAAGGAAGAGAAAAAGGCATCTTACGAAAAGCAATGGAAGGAATTTTACCTGAAACCATTCTCTATCGTAAAAAAAGCCCATTTCCTAAAACGTTTCAGCCTGCATACACGATTGCGGTGAAAAAGTGGATGCGTGATATATTACATGATAAAGAGGCAAGAATATTTGAATTTTTAAATAGAGAAAAGGTAGAAGCTATTTTAGAGACTGAGGGTAAGGAATTTAAAGATCCTTGGTATGGACAGTTAATGAAAGGTCCACAACTGATTGCTCATCTTTGTCAAATAGATTACTGGCTACGAACTTATGACGTCCAAGTAGTGGAATAA
- the opp4A gene encoding oligopeptide ABC transporter substrate-binding protein, translating into MKENRWRIVLSAIMLGLVLMLAACGGDEESKSDKSDDKKSGKDGEQIYSIDDFNVETKNEGKAINGGHLKFGVVTDTAIEGLLNFNFYSGAHDVEFIKWFDESLLDADETHNFNQDGAATFEVDDSGKVYTFKIRDNVNWHDGKPVTAEDWAFAYEVIGHPDYPGVRYGDDFTIIEGMEEYHNGKADSISGIEVVDEKTLKITYKEASPSLLSGGIWSYALPKHIFKDIPVAKMAESDAVRKNPIGMGPYKVDSITPGEAVVLTKNEDYWQGEPKLDKVTVKVVNPKTVVQALKTGEVDTVHEFPADQYPDNADMSNVEFLGNIDMAYSYIGFKLGTWDKEKKEVKPDPNKKMADVNLRKAMGHAIDNDAVGKQFYNGLRWNATTLIPPSHPNFHDKDNPGIAYDPEKAKKILDEAGYKDTNGDGMRENPDGEELVINFASMSGGETAEPIANYYIQAWKNVGLNVKLLDGRLQEFNSFYDRIGQSGDDDPKIDVYAAGWGVATDVNPAGLYGRDALFNFTRYASEENDKLLKQGVSKDAMDLEYRQKVYKDWQQLMVEEVPVIPTNYRAKIVPVNKRVLNYTIANNWANYYEIAVTQEEPVKAE; encoded by the coding sequence ATGAAAGAAAATCGTTGGCGTATCGTTTTATCTGCAATCATGCTAGGTTTAGTACTTATGCTAGCTGCATGTGGTGGAGATGAGGAAAGCAAGTCAGATAAATCGGATGATAAGAAGTCAGGAAAAGATGGCGAACAGATTTATTCCATTGATGATTTTAATGTAGAAACGAAAAATGAAGGGAAAGCAATAAACGGAGGCCACTTGAAATTTGGTGTGGTTACAGATACAGCAATTGAAGGTTTGTTAAACTTTAATTTTTATTCAGGAGCTCATGATGTTGAATTCATTAAATGGTTTGATGAATCTTTATTAGATGCTGATGAAACACATAATTTTAATCAAGATGGTGCTGCAACATTTGAAGTAGATGACAGTGGAAAAGTGTATACCTTTAAGATTCGCGATAATGTAAATTGGCATGATGGCAAGCCAGTTACTGCTGAGGACTGGGCATTTGCCTATGAAGTCATTGGCCACCCTGATTATCCTGGGGTTCGTTATGGTGATGATTTTACGATTATTGAAGGTATGGAAGAATATCATAATGGTAAGGCAGATTCGATCTCAGGGATTGAAGTGGTAGATGAAAAAACATTAAAAATAACGTATAAAGAGGCGTCTCCTTCTTTACTAAGTGGAGGTATTTGGTCATACGCCTTACCGAAGCATATCTTTAAAGATATTCCTGTAGCTAAAATGGCGGAGTCTGATGCTGTCCGGAAAAACCCAATTGGTATGGGTCCATATAAAGTAGATAGCATTACACCGGGAGAAGCGGTTGTCCTTACGAAAAATGAAGATTACTGGCAAGGGGAGCCAAAGCTAGATAAGGTTACGGTTAAAGTCGTTAATCCTAAAACCGTTGTACAAGCTTTAAAAACAGGAGAAGTAGATACTGTACATGAATTCCCAGCTGACCAATATCCAGATAATGCCGACATGTCTAACGTAGAGTTTTTAGGCAATATAGACATGGCATACTCTTACATTGGCTTTAAATTAGGTACGTGGGATAAAGAGAAAAAAGAAGTAAAACCAGATCCAAATAAGAAAATGGCAGACGTTAATTTGCGTAAGGCAATGGGACACGCGATTGATAATGATGCTGTAGGAAAGCAGTTTTACAATGGCTTACGTTGGAATGCGACAACTTTAATTCCACCGTCACATCCAAATTTCCATGATAAAGACAATCCTGGAATAGCTTATGATCCAGAAAAAGCGAAGAAAATTTTAGATGAAGCTGGTTATAAGGACACCAATGGAGACGGTATGCGCGAAAATCCAGATGGCGAAGAGTTAGTTATTAATTTTGCGTCTATGTCAGGTGGAGAAACTGCTGAACCAATCGCTAATTATTATATCCAAGCTTGGAAAAATGTTGGGTTAAATGTTAAATTATTAGATGGTCGTCTACAAGAGTTTAATTCATTCTATGATCGTATTGGTCAAAGCGGTGATGACGATCCGAAGATAGATGTTTATGCAGCTGGCTGGGGTGTCGCAACGGATGTGAACCCAGCAGGGTTATATGGACGTGATGCGCTATTTAATTTCACACGCTATGCGAGTGAAGAGAATGATAAGCTGTTAAAGCAAGGTGTCTCTAAAGATGCAATGGATTTAGAGTACCGTCAAAAAGTATATAAGGATTGGCAACAATTAATGGTTGAAGAAGTTCCTGTAATTCCAACTAACTATCGTGCGAAAATAGTTCCAGTAAATAAGCGTGTGTTGAATTATACGATCGCAAATAACTGGGCAAATTATTATGAAATTGCTGTAACGCAAGAAGAACCGGTAAAAGCGGAATAA